From Macaca fascicularis isolate 582-1 chromosome 14, T2T-MFA8v1.1, a single genomic window includes:
- the MS4A1 gene encoding B-lymphocyte antigen CD20 isoform X1: MTTPRNSVNGTFPAEPMKGPIAMQPGPKPLLRRMSSLVGPTQSFFMRESKALGAVQIMNGLFHIALGGLLMIPAGIYAPICVTVWYPLWGGIMYIISGSLLAATEKNSRKCLVKGKMIMNSLSLFAAISGMILSIMDILNIKISHFLKMESLNFIRVHTPYINIYNCEPANPSEKNSPSTQYCYSIQSLFLGILSVMLIFAFFQELVIAGIVENEWRRTCSRPKSSVVLLSAEEKKEQVIEIKEEVVGLTETSSQPKNEEDIEIIPIQEEEEEETETNFPEPPQDQESSPIENDSSP; the protein is encoded by the exons ATGACAACACCCAGAAATTCAGTAAATGGGACTTTCCCAGCAGAGCCAATGAAAGGCCCTATTGCTATGCAACCTGGTCCAAAACCACTCCTCAGGAGGATGTCTTCACTGGTGGGTCCCACGCAAAGCTTCTTCATGAGGGAATCTAAGGCTTTGGGG GCTGTCCAGATTATGAATGGGCTCTTCCACATTGCCCTGGGGGGTCTTCTGATGATCCCAGCAGGGATCTATGCACCCATCTGTGTGACTGTGTGGTACCCTCTGTGGGGAGGCATTATG TATATTATTTCCGGATCACTCCTGGCAGCAACGGAGAAAAACTCCAGGAAGTGTTTG GTCAAAGGAAAAATGATAATGAATTCATTGAGCCTCTTTGCTGCCATTTCTGGAATGATTCTTTCAATCATGGACAtacttaatattaaaatttcccattttttaaaaatggagagtCTGAATTTTATTAGAGTTCACACACCATATATTAACATATACAACTGTGAACCAGCTAATCCCTCTGAGAAAAACTCTCCATCTACTCAATACTGTTACAGCATACAATCTCTGTTCCTG GGCATTTTGTCAGTGATGCTGATCTTTGCCTTCTTCCAGGAACTTGTAATAGCTGGCATCGTTGAGAATGAATGGAGAAGAACATGCTCCAGACCCAAATCT agCGTAGTTCTCCTGtcagctgaagaaaaaaaagaacaagtcattgaaataaaagaagaagtgGTTGGGCTAACTGAAACATCTTCCCAACCAAAGAATGAAGAAGACattgaaattattccaatccaagaagaggaagaagaagaaacagagacaaaCTTTCCAGAACCTCCCCAAGATCAGGAATCTTCACCAATAGAAAATGACAGCTCTCCTTAA
- the MS4A1 gene encoding B-lymphocyte antigen CD20 isoform X2 has product MIMNSLSLFAAISGMILSIMDILNIKISHFLKMESLNFIRVHTPYINIYNCEPANPSEKNSPSTQYCYSIQSLFLGILSVMLIFAFFQELVIAGIVENEWRRTCSRPKSSVVLLSAEEKKEQVIEIKEEVVGLTETSSQPKNEEDIEIIPIQEEEEEETETNFPEPPQDQESSPIENDSSP; this is encoded by the exons ATGATAATGAATTCATTGAGCCTCTTTGCTGCCATTTCTGGAATGATTCTTTCAATCATGGACAtacttaatattaaaatttcccattttttaaaaatggagagtCTGAATTTTATTAGAGTTCACACACCATATATTAACATATACAACTGTGAACCAGCTAATCCCTCTGAGAAAAACTCTCCATCTACTCAATACTGTTACAGCATACAATCTCTGTTCCTG GGCATTTTGTCAGTGATGCTGATCTTTGCCTTCTTCCAGGAACTTGTAATAGCTGGCATCGTTGAGAATGAATGGAGAAGAACATGCTCCAGACCCAAATCT agCGTAGTTCTCCTGtcagctgaagaaaaaaaagaacaagtcattgaaataaaagaagaagtgGTTGGGCTAACTGAAACATCTTCCCAACCAAAGAATGAAGAAGACattgaaattattccaatccaagaagaggaagaagaagaaacagagacaaaCTTTCCAGAACCTCCCCAAGATCAGGAATCTTCACCAATAGAAAATGACAGCTCTCCTTAA